The nucleotide sequence TCAAGGAGACGGCAATGCAGAAATCTCGATTCACGGAAAGTCAGATCATTCGGATTCTGAAGGAAGCTGAAGGTGGGCGCACGGTAGCCGATGTCTGCCGAGAATACGGTGTAAGCCAGGCCACGTACTACAAATGGAAATCCAAGTATGGGGGCATGGAGGCTGCGG is from Desulfovibrio intestinalis and encodes:
- a CDS encoding transposase, translated to MQKSRFTESQIIRILKEAEGGRTVADVCREYGVSQATYYKWKSKYGGMEAA